In Zingiber officinale cultivar Zhangliang chromosome 1A, Zo_v1.1, whole genome shotgun sequence, the DNA window ATCTTTATTTTGAGCAGGCTTATGCTAGACAATGTGGTTGAGTATGAGGCCAATTACTATCATAAGGATGATTCTTTATTGTCAGTTGGACTTTGGGGTATTGACATGGACATGAAACCCCATGTGGAGGATATTATGACATTCTGAGTTATTCCTACATAAGTAGCTGTGGGCTAATGAAGACAGTTTATAAACAAATTTTAAGCATCGAGTTAGTGTTAATTCTCTTATTTGGGCAGGCTGTGACACAATAAAAAATATTGCATAGTTGAATTCATGTTCCATTTGCAATATCTTGCATCCTTTGCTTCTAATATTAAACTCATTATAAATTCATGATTTGTCTACCCTTGTGTGGCATAATTTTTTGGAATGGTAAAGTAGGTTTGTTTCAGGTTTATGTTTCCTTTGATTCTTTGGATGAGTTATTATGTgataaaaagatattttaatttcttagtgcCTATTACCTAAAGATACAATTCTTGTTTGCTTTCCAGAGATTGCTGCTTTTGAAATGGAATACGGACACTGGGTCGAAGAACAAAATCGACAAACATGTGAACTGAGAGCTGCACTTCAAGCAAATGTATCTGATTTAGAGCTTCACATTCTTGTTGAGAGTGGAATGAGACACTATgacaatcttttcaaaattaaagccAGTGCTGCTAAATCTGACATCTTCTATCTTATGTCTGGCATGTGGAGAACGTCCACTGAAAGATTTTTTCTTTGGATTGGTGGATTTAGGCCCTCAGAGCTTCTAAAGGTGATTGAATTATTTGGAAAGAATTCTAGCTACCATTAAGTTTGCATGTGCAAGCTCTACTTCAACACCTGCATGAAAATCATGATTCCTTGAAAGTGCACAGTGACTATTCTAATGTAGCATGGGACCGCAGAAAGTATATAATGATCTAAACTAGGTCCACATATTCCATATCTCCAGTTTGATAACATGCTGGGGAAAAAAGGATCCCATCATTTTGTAATAATTTCACTTTTCTTCCAACTTCACAAGATTGCTATTTCATTGTCCTCGTGCTAATATATCCTATTCTTGGTTTGCAGGCGCTCTACTCACAGCTGGAGCCTCTGTCAGATCAACAAATGAGCGCTGTCTGCAACCTGCAACAATCTTCACATCAAGCTGAAGATGCATTGTCTCAAGGATTGGAAAAACTTCAGCAAACTCTTTCAGAAACTCTAAAATGTGACCCCTTAGGCACATCTTGTGTTTCTAGTTACATGGGACAAATGACAAATGCCATGAGAAAGCTGGAGGCTCTTGTAAGCTTTCTGAACCAGGTGATACAACAATTCTGccaatatattattaattatctattctttttttttaatttataaaattcctgtTTTGATGATTCGTCAGTTTGTTTTTTCTTTAAAGTTGATATAATTCATCAGTGCAATGCTTCAGAGTATCTTATCAACATCAAATTTAGTTGTCTAGTTCTTCAGAGTATATTTTTGCATGCGATCAATGGGAGTGTCTGTTTCCCACATATTCCCTGAAATGGTATGCTAAACATGCTCTTGAATGTAGATTTGAAATGATAGAAATACAATACAGTAGATTTGAAATGAtgaaaatatgttttttttaatgagGTGTTTGTTGGAGTTCGTGATACTCAATGCCATCAACTTTTTTCTTCTATTCGAGTCTATGCTTTTTGTAGTAGTAAGGTTTTGAAGTCTCCTATAACTTTTAAACCAATTCTACAGTTTTGCATCTGCATTGCCATTTACATTAGTTAGTTTTTCACCATTTCTCATTTGTTCTGCTGTTGTTTGCCTTTGTGTAAAACCGAAACAGAAAAACAAACTTCTTATCCATTCACACTATAATATATTTGACCTTTTCGCTAAATTGTTAGAATTGCTTCCCAATATTAGGCTGACCATCAATCATCCTTGCCTAAATTTTAATACAGGCCGATCTCCTCAGACAGCAGACTTTGCAGCAGATGCACATCATCCTCACAACCCGTCAGGCGGCACGAGGTTTGCTTGCGTTGGGCGACTACTTCCAACGCCTTCGTGCCCTTAGTTCGTTATGGGCTGCTCGACTGTGCAAACCAACTTCCTAAAAAATCAGATCAGGTTACCATGGTGATTTGTCATTTAAAAAATCTGCAACCAACCAACTAGGCAAAGGAAGGGACATCAACAAAATGGTTCCTAGCCTCCATCAGGATCATTATCATAGAGAGCATATTCAGCAGATATTGCAACAAGTGCGCTAGTGTAGATCGTCTATGAAGATATATCGCGGTGGTTCTGTAGCTTGTTTATGAACATGCCATTTGTTATTAGTGCAAATCCTTTTTCGGTATAAGGGCAGTAAGTTTGCCATGAAGGTATTTGATATCAGAAACAAACAGATCTATCCCAGTGTTTTTTTCGAtaaaaatatcatattattataaattaaataatggtaaaattagataagaaataaaagaagattAAAAATATCTGATAAACAGGGAGGAATATCATCCTATAAACtttaaataaaacataaaataaaataaattaaattctagTGCAAAGTTGGGTTTCTTCCTATGGCTCGAGTAGGAGTCAGGTCCAGTGATTCCATAACCATTTCTCAACAATCTCGTTGCGTATTATCTGATCTAAATTTCCCATCATCGACTCCTCGTCGTCGTCCGGCGGCCTTCTCGATGCGACGTGATGGAACCGAACGTGAGCATCGAGATGGGTTCCACGATCTGGGTGGCGGTACTCCTTGTGGGCGGCCCGATCCCCCACTCGCTGCTACGGTCGTACATGGCGATGCTGGGGCGCCACGCCCGAATCGACTGCTCCTCGACCAGTTCCTTCTATTCGGAGCACTAGAAGAGCCCTTTCACCCACCAACCATGCCTCTTAGATTTCTTTGATAAGATCttttaatggatctattcaaataaatcctttaactttatttctttttctaaaataaattttagatttttttttctagatAGTTTTAATAAGAGATTTTctcttgaaaatatatttttattttatttttcttttagacattttcttttgaaaaggtagtttaAGTCTCTATTTAAATAGACGTTATGTAATTTTGGAGGACAAGTAATTTCCCTTTtagttaatcaattttatttgatTATTGGAGGTCGATCCCCTCGAAGTGATCACTCTATCTcccttttcatttttctctttcgATTTTTCCACGTGATAGGCCCCTGGGTTTCTATCAACttggtatcaaagcaagttcACTTCATCATCGCCTTATAGTATCTCACAGCAACTTCAACAAGCGCATGGTCTTAACCCGACTTCAAGAGAAGAAGATCCACTCTGACATTACGACCGGAGGATCTCATCTTGACGCCAAATGAGCTCTAGAGTTTAAAGCTAAGCACGTGACAAGGatggataaatttaaaaaaactatGGCATCATTAGTCACAATAGTGCAAGAATTGAAGGATCGTTTTGAAGCAGATTCCAACTCAAGCATACTAATCAAAAGGGAATAAATCAGTAGTCTCGACAACAACAACATGACCATAGAGCGAACTCAAATGAAGATCGAGAGCACAACCTTCCATGTATGAAGGTGGAATTTCCTCGTTGGGAGAACAACGATCCGATTGGATGGATTTCAAgggttgaaaaatattttcgctTTCACAGCACACCGGACTATACAAAGGTAGAATTAGCATTTATAAACCTCGAAGGTGATGTCATCCAATGGTATGACTGGCTTGAAGCATGCGATGGACCTCCAAAATGGGAGGAATTCAAAGAAGAACTCCTCAATCGATTTGGTCCCTCCGATTATGAGAATGTTGACGGAGAATTGATCAAAATTCGACAGACTACAACCGTATTGGAGTACCAAGGACGATTCGAGTGACTCTCTAATTGAACTCATGATTGGTCAGAAAAGCAATTACTAGGCACTTTTATTGAAGGACTTCGCCTTGATATACGACGAGAAGTAAAAATGAATCAACCCCTCACCATGAAGGCTGCCTTATCCTTTGCACAACTACAAGAAGAAAAGATcaatgaggaaggaagaagaaataataagataattaatgaaaaCACATCGCATTGTTCAACACCCCGTAGATTGACAAAAGAAGAGATCAAGGAAAGAATGACAAAGGGATTATGCTGGCATTGCGATGAAAAGTGGCATCGTGGTCATCAATGCAAGCAAAAGAGGATACTGATGAttgaaccaatagagaactctgagGAACAGGATGATTTCAATGAAGGTGAAACACAAGATAATATCAATGAAGTACAATATGACTCTATGGTAATATCAGTtcatgccttagaaggactacaaACTCCACAATCGATGAAAGTAAAAGGATTCATTAAAAAACAGCCAGTAATGATACTTATAGATTCAGGAAGCACAAACAATTTTCTAGACTCAATCTGGCAAACAGgcttaaacaaaaaatagagCAAGTATCGACATTTGATGTTAAGGTGGTCGATGGAAGATCACTTACAAGTCCAGGAAAGTGTAatagtattaaattttttttaccaaattaTGAATTAATGAGAGATCTCTTTCTTCTACCCCAAGATGAATGTGATGTTGTACTTGGAGCACAATGGTTGAGAACGTTAGGAGACATAATATGAAATTtctctcaactaacaatgcgcTTCCAAGATCAAAGAAAAGAAGTTTGTATCAGAGGCAAGAGACAAGATACTATTATATCAATCAGTAGTTATCAGGCAGAGCAATTATTAAAGAAAGATTGCTCCATTTTTCTCATGCAACTCTCCATAAAAAAAGATCCTAAAGCAAATGTTAGGCCCTATTGCTACCCTTACATATAGGAGGAAATTGAGAAGATTGTACAAGAAATGCTTCAAGATGGTATCGTTCGCCCAAGTGTAATTCCATATTATTCTCCAGTACTGCTTGTACGAAAGAAAGACGGAAATTGGCAAATGTGTGTAGATTACCGGGCACTTAATAAAATTATAGTGAAAGACAAGTACTCCATCCCCATCATTAATGAATTACTTGATGAATTAGAAGATTCCTCATTCTTCTCAAAGTTGGATCTTCGCATAGGCTTCCATCAGACAAGAATCCATCAGTCAGACATTCCAAAATAGCCTTTCAGACTTATGATGGTCATTATAAATTTTTAGTCATGTCTTTCGGTTTAACTAATGCaccttttgttggtgcgggaagcatccgacgatcgaacccaagttttgataatggcaaagggattcaaagttaagattatttgttatctaatgtgtttgattgagcttgcaggaaagtcctaagtgttcttaggtaaaagttctACCTGCGGTTAGACaagtgaaaacccctagggggtggtaatcttaggtggaggaaaaccctaggtgaagggaaatcctaaggggggggtaaccttaggtcctagggggtggtaactctaggtggagaaaaatcctagggggtggtaaccctaggtcctaggggatggtaccCCTACAtgaaaagtccaatcgatctggaggatcgtactggcatcaggtaactctcctgagtggagtaggtgaggacgcgttcctcgcagagagaacagtagacgtcgggtcgacctagggtttccggttgaaaatccgaagtcagacctggacagtctGATGACTTTCAACCActtaatttatcatgtttatatatgTTCTAACTCTGTCTTGTAGGGTGcggtgttgttttgggactaacatatcttgcaggtacaaaaggaacaagttatgcctcggatgaacaatgtccgaggtgcctccatgtaaattggaggcgcctcgggtgcaagccgaagccagctgtgcaGAGGAGGCGCCTCATCCATGTaaattggaggcgcctcgggtgcaagccgaagccagctgtgcagaggagctggaggcgccttggaccgcagcttggaggcgccttggagtggcttgaaggcgccttcaagtggatgaggtgcaaccggatcagtgctgatccacgcggctgactcggcgggTTGGAGGCTCCTCGGATGGGCTTTAACGCGCCTTCAATAGTAaataaaaggaggtctcgagcaACAATCTAAAACATCTTCGAAAAAGCAATCCTTCTGCATCCAGCTGCTAACGAGtccatcccgaagtgctgcaacaatatcccgacgacccggagctctgaatctgcTATTTTCcagtgtcgttggtatatttaatttctgtttattgtacttaaattgtaacatcttttcgatattataagtgttgcccatcATAAACtctcaatgagcgtgggccttggagtaggagtcgccacagattccgaaccaagtaagcaacctgtgtttgtgtgtgtgtttgcttttatttttccgctgcgtattccgACTCTATTTCTAAATCGcacgaaatagccacgaacgctattcacccccctcctctagcgcttctcgatccaacaccttcTACATTCCAAAGTTTGATGAACGATATCTTCAGGCCTTACCTCCGCaagtttgttttgattttctttgatGATATCCTTGTTTATAGTTCATCATTCGAAGATAATTTGCATCACCTTTATAAAGTACTTACTCTTTTACGTGAGCATTCTCTTTTTGTGAAAAGATCTAAGTGCAGTTTTGGGACAATTTATCTATCGATGATGTAACATGGGAATTATATGATACcattcaagaaaaatttctagaGTTTATTGATAAACAACTTTGAGGACAAGGTTGTTTTGAAGGCCGGTGGAATGATAAGATCatttaatggatctattcaaataaattctttaactttatttccttttctaaaataagttttaaactttttcttttttttctagataagttttaataagacattttatcttaaaaatatatttttattttattttttttagaccttttcttttgaaaaagtagtttaggtctctatttaaagagacgttatgTAATTTTGGAGGACAAGTAATTTTTCTTTTAGTTAATCAATTTCATTTGATTATTGGAGGTCGATCTCCTCGAAGTGATCACCTTATCCcccttttcatttttctctttcgATTTTTTCACGTGATAAGCCCCTGGGTTCCTATCATTCTTCTTTCCTATTAGTTGTCTAACGCAATTCAAATCATTTTCTTTTGCTGTATGATTCTTGCAATTGTAGTTATCATATCTAGCATCTACTGTATCTAAATTTTTATGATATTGCAAAGTCCTTAGCGGATTAAGTCAATAATAGAAAGAATGAGGACAATTTTGGTGAATAGGTGACATGGAATTTGGTTTGCTGTGAGAAGTCAGCAAACTGACTTATGTTACATTATCAGCCATCAGAGGGATTTTGTATAGCAGCACTGAAGTTGTAAGGTGAGAAGCTAGAATTTCTGTCTTCTTTATGCAGACATTTATCAGTTAACCTTCTTATAACATTTGGAGGATGTTTGAATAATGAATCAGTAAGATGTTGCTCTGGGGATTTTAAAATCAGGTTAGAGTTAGCCAATGTATTATTTTCTACCATCAaagtgttgggactttcgagtcgcaaaaattgctttttgcattacggaaacctcgaagtcttgccacggatccgtgcgaagatatataaaataaatcatgtatatgtttctaacctagatctaccttagatctacatgaataagaagcgttacccttATTGCAAAGCCCTTTGCTTATCCCGTtcgtccaaaaggttgccggatctcgagagtgtcaagcgtacactcctctatacgtatccacacggacaggagaaaaaccacttagagtgtgctagcactcttgggtggctcagcAATGGAGGGAGGGAGAGAACTagcagagaggaagaataatgatgatacataatgaaaaataagagtaaattggcttaagtattttcatctaatgaaaatacttaatgcttattaactccattaatgagcctcattaatgagtcttaatgagtatttaatgaatattcattcttcattaaatggtcattttgaaactccttttctcttcataatttgaatcaaaatttgaatctaatattcaaattgaattcataattcaatgaatgtcaccatttatcattgaattcaaaattcaatgaatatcatcattaagcgtcatttgagtctaactcaagtctattCTCACTTGAGTTtaacttaagtctaactcaatcgagtcttactcaattaatctaatttggattactcttaatccaatttggtccaTCACATGAagctaatcctcttggtccatcatatgaacctaatatccatctaactgctctttgtgtgtgaccctataggttcttgtatcATTGTCaatactcctaaactcatttagaaacataaacaatgagcggtatctaacaacatatcattactacccaagttacaagaatgttgagatccaacatcaccattgtgactactaattgtaactctcacaatatgtgacaatgtccttctatcattgacatctagattgatcaattgaggcatagaccgtgtcatcctctaatcaatctatgtcttgaactccaagtagactcactctaaacaaatgaactcaatatctcatattgactcatttgggcatggtcatgcacttagtggtctcactctatcaagaatcataatgtcactcccgtcatataggagggatagatctcatctacattactcgcatccctccgcataatttgttacatacccagtaatcgcctttatggtccatccagttacgagtgacgtttgacgaagccaaagtatgcaactccttatgtagggaatcatggtgacttcaggtccaaggactgagtcatactaatagtcacatgagaaagtatattcatctcacttggttaccaggattcataaactctaatacttaagcctggaggtttagagttcgaatcctgggagagacaaaaaatccactggccaggggtggaaagtcctagtgagtaacagcacgactgacggtcgatgacccgagggttgccaaatgggtcgccaaatgggccgccaaatgggccgagtcgttacaataaaaaagcacctttttattgtaacgacccaacccatttggcggcccatttggcgaccctcgggtcgtcgaccgtcgaccgtcggtcgtgccgttacttgactaggaaaaaaaaatccactggctaggggtggaaagtcctagtgagtaacggcacgaccgacggtcgacggtcgacgacccgagggtcgccaaatgggccgccaaatgggtcgggacGTTAcaatatgacactcatataacgatccatgatactttctcatggcgggtcattcagtatacattctccaatgcatacccatgtgtcaaattgatatctctatatccttgacttgtgagatcaagtcatcgagttgacctacatgctagtctcatcgcattaacattgcccctgaatgttaatacttgactaggaatgattaagagtagtgttctctatatcatcttactatcaattcaaccaattgattgatatagataagaacctgttggatcgaaagcgctagagggggggggggggtgaatagcgctcgtggctttcactcatttcaTATTCGTAAAAatgttcgagtaaatgcagcggaattaGAAAGAGAACAACACATGAACAcaaactatttacttggttcggagccttgagggactcctactctaaggcccactctcgttgagcgtttacgttgggcaacaacttaaTCTCGTAAAGTTCAGTACAAGTATGAAGTACAATgttaaaattaaaacaacaatCATACCGACGATGAAAAATAACAATCTTGAAGTTTCGGGTCatcggggacttgtcgtagctcaaCCGGAATGTCTCATTCGCAGCGTACTTGAAGAAGAATCGATTTGGAAGTTgcgaagtgaagtgttgttcgagaTGTCTTTAAAtagcctgcttgaggcgcctcaaagcccatTGAGACGCCTCAAACATGGAGGCTTATCCCGCGTTTTGTGCTACGATGATCTTCTCGTAAATGCCTCTTATctgcctggaggcgccttaatcACACTCTGAGGTGCCTCAAAGGGAGCATTCAAGGCACCTTAGCctctattcaaggcgcctcaaagccTGCAGCGTGCAACGTCTGCTCCTTTACACCCGAGGCgtttcggacactgttcatccgagacttgacttgcttctttatccctgcaagacatgttagtccacaaaacacatacataccctgcaaaacaaaattagcatacataaaatatgacaatagaatattctgacagtcattgaactgtccggttctgacttcggatttcctaccggaaacccttggtcgaaccgacgcctactgttccctctacggggaacgcgtcctcacctactcgactcaggagatttaccttttgacttttgctcagcgtcctaaACTTCCGATCTttatgctggatgtccggtcctcgacccatccagacttctatcCGGTTctcgacaccaggattttaacctagagttaccgccccctaggatttttgctcgaagctccgacccgccaagacttctcgcatagggttaccaccccctatgacttagggttaccaccccttagggttttccccttgcttaaccgcagctaagactttcctgaaacactcaatcatacacattagataacaattaaacttaactttgaatccctttgccattatcaaaactaaggttcgatcgtcggatgcttcccgcaccaacagaaccttctactcaaagacgttattatacttagttatttgacaccaatacaagtaagtataataaccataaaaaaatgtctttataagtatataagaatatgatacaacgagtctatataacaatcatcatatgattgactctaggactctaactaacacaaaGGTTGTACCTATTTATATTAGAACCATAAGTCTAGCTCCAATATTTTACAAAATGTGGAAAAACCTATTAAGACAGTATGGACATTTTCAAAGTTGACGAATAATTATAAGTAATTGCCCTAGGAGGGCCCTTTCTAATCATTAATCCACAAATAGGCTCTGAATGGATGAAAATACactcatcttcctccttcttcccaCTCCTGATACTGCCATTATTGTCCATTCAGTTAGGGAGAGAGCCTTgtttgggaaaaaaaaaattgaaatacatTTAAACacaaatgaaaaatattttctatttttcatatttataaggactctgatattttatttgaataagaACTAAGGAAATAAGGTTGAGAAAATTTGTTAAAACCGCCAAGGTGGTTTATATATCTAGAAAAACCATGCACTTTATGATTTCAGGTGTAGATTAAAATCTGATTTAAGTTGACATAAAATATCACATGGTTGCTTCATCTACTTAGTAATAGTAAGTTATGGACTCGACCTATACCGCATAAAACTATTCCACTCATTTTAGGTCTTAACTTCCTTATCTCCCTTGACTGGAACTTTTTACTTACTAAGGACTATGCTGTTTTTCTTTCTACCCCTATTATTTCTCCCATTCTTTCCGCCTATCTGTCCGAGGTTAGCGCTCCGAAGCGTGGTGAACCCCTAGCTACTTAATCTTGTAATCCTACCTCTTCCTCCTGTTCTTGTAAAACGAAAACGAAACCCATAGCAAATATCTCCTTATAGGAAAACTAGTATTACTTGGCGAAAGCCCAGAGGAAATAGATAACCTCATTATAGACGAGTCTTGGATGTTAGATTTTGAGACCGATAATGAGATAGATATTTATTATCAAGATTGTTTCACTCCTAGATATTTATATCATTTAATAAGCCATCAAGATACATTTGACATAGTTATTTCTGGACTTGAAAAAATAGAAATTCTAGGAACAAATCccacaaaatattaagaaaaagaTAAGGTATATTgtaaacttaatattattaatctagACTTAATCATTAAGGCACAAAATTTAAGATATATAAATTAGGAGACAGAAGAATGTAAAATGCATATTACTCAACTCTTGACATTAAAAGCCATACAAAGATCAGACTCTAGAAGTCCTGCTTTTATTGTAAAATAAAGGAGAAAAATAGAAATGTGGACAATTTAGGATGGTGTTTAACTATAAACGTAATTGCCATGAAGATGGATATAAAATTCTAGATAAAGATCAACTTCTTAATAAAATCCAAAAGTCTAAATGGTATTCCAAATTTGACATTAAATCAAGATTTTGGCAAGTAATATGCATCCGAAGTCTGTTCCATGGACAACTTTCTTTTGTCTCGAAGGACATTTTGAATGGTTAGTAATGTCTTTCAGACATAAGGTCGCACCTCAAGTATTTCAACGAAAGATGGATGATATTTTTAGACCTGTGACAAACTTTACTTGCATATATATAGATGACATCTTTGTATTTTCTCATACTAAGGAGGACCATTATGCCCATTTATAcatgatttttaatttatttgaaaagcATGGATTAATTGTGTCtagaaagaaaatgaaattagctGTAACCCATATTGAATTACTAGGCAGTCTTATTGGCCAAGGGAAAATAACTCTTCAAACTCATATAACAAGCAAATTATTAGGGGTTCCAGATAAAATGGAAGACATAAAAATACTTCGATCCTTTCTAGGATTACTTAATTATGCCCGACCATATCTGAAAGATATTGGAAAAATTAATGGGCCCTTATACAATAAAATGTCCCgggacaaaaatattttaatcagCAGGATATTGAGttgatta includes these proteins:
- the LOC122038820 gene encoding transcription factor TGA4-like isoform X5, producing MGMYEENHHTGMWEYPFKADSSQNTCASTVLEADMRIDCLVDLEDIPNKALGKPKKFDQKENKPSDKILRRLAQNREAARKSRLRKKAYVQQLESSRLKLAQLEQEVDKARHLGVYTLGGNLQGSTLGVPGSVNIEIAAFEMEYGHWVEEQNRQTCELRAALQANVSDLELHILVESGMRHYDNLFKIKASAAKSDIFYLMSGMWRTSTERFFLWIGGFRPSELLKALYSQLEPLSDQQMSAVCNLQQSSHQAEDALSQGLEKLQQTLSETLKCDPLGTSCVSSYMGQMTNAMRKLEALVSFLNQADLLRQQTLQQMHIILTTRQAARGLLALGDYFQRLRALSSLWAARLCKPTS
- the LOC122038820 gene encoding transcription factor TGA4-like isoform X1 — encoded protein: MEFYVGCYENNMNHIETCVNSRSSISPFQTSSRMGMYEENHHTGMWEYPFKADSSQNTCASTVLEADMRIDCLVDLEDIPNKALGKPKKFDQKENKPSDKILRRLAQNREAARKSRLRKKAYVQQLESSRLKLAQLEQEVDKARHLGVYTLGGNLQGSTLGVPGSVNIEIAAFEMEYGHWVEEQNRQTCELRAALQANVSDLELHILVESGMRHYDNLFKIKASAAKSDIFYLMSGMWRTSTERFFLWIGGFRPSELLKALYSQLEPLSDQQMSAVCNLQQSSHQAEDALSQGLEKLQQTLSETLKCDPLGTSCVSSYMGQMTNAMRKLEALVSFLNQADLLRQQTLQQMHIILTTRQAARGLLALGDYFQRLRALSSLWAARLCKPTS
- the LOC122038820 gene encoding transcription factor TGA4-like isoform X6 — protein: MTATGFPHQPSGLGLYDSFRGTGLAGKEGVSVDLKVKALFWPFCILEILRRLAQNREAARKSRLRKKAYVQQLESSRLKLAQLEQEVDKARHLGVYTLGGNLQGSTLGVPGSVNIEIAAFEMEYGHWVEEQNRQTCELRAALQANVSDLELHILVESGMRHYDNLFKIKASAAKSDIFYLMSGMWRTSTERFFLWIGGFRPSELLKALYSQLEPLSDQQMSAVCNLQQSSHQAEDALSQGLEKLQQTLSETLKCDPLGTSCVSSYMGQMTNAMRKLEALVSFLNQADLLRQQTLQQMHIILTTRQAARGLLALGDYFQRLRALSSLWAARLCKPTS
- the LOC122038820 gene encoding transcription factor TGA4-like isoform X4, coding for MTATGFPHQPSGLGLYDSFRGTGLAGKEGVSVDLKVKALFWPFCILELEDIPNKALGKPKKFDQKENKPSDKILRRLAQNREAARKSRLRKKAYVQQLESSRLKLAQLEQEVDKARHLGVYTLGGNLQGSTLGVPGSVNIEIAAFEMEYGHWVEEQNRQTCELRAALQANVSDLELHILVESGMRHYDNLFKIKASAAKSDIFYLMSGMWRTSTERFFLWIGGFRPSELLKALYSQLEPLSDQQMSAVCNLQQSSHQAEDALSQGLEKLQQTLSETLKCDPLGTSCVSSYMGQMTNAMRKLEALVSFLNQADLLRQQTLQQMHIILTTRQAARGLLALGDYFQRLRALSSLWAARLCKPTS
- the LOC122038820 gene encoding transcription factor TGA4-like isoform X3, which encodes MEFYVGCYENNMNHIETCVNSRSSISPFQTSSRMGMYEENHHTGMWEYPFKADSSQNTCASTVLEADMRIDCLVDLEDIPNKALGKPKKFDQKENKPSDKILRRLAQNREAARKSRLRKKAYVQQLESSRLKLAQLEQEVDKARHLGVYTLGGNLQGSTLGVPGSVNIEIAAFEMEYGHWVEEQNRQTCELRAALQANVSDLELHILVESGMRHYDNLFKIKASAAKSDIFYLMSGMWRTSTERFFLWIGGFRPSELLKALYSQLEPLSDQQMSAVCNLQQSSHQAEDALSQGLEKLQQTLSETLKCDPLGTSCVSSYMGQMTNAMRKLEALADLLRQQTLQQMHIILTTRQAARGLLALGDYFQRLRALSSLWAARLCKPTS
- the LOC122038820 gene encoding transcription factor TGA4-like isoform X2, whose protein sequence is MEFYVGCYENNMNHIETCRSSISPFQTSSRMGMYEENHHTGMWEYPFKADSSQNTCASTVLEADMRIDCLVDLEDIPNKALGKPKKFDQKENKPSDKILRRLAQNREAARKSRLRKKAYVQQLESSRLKLAQLEQEVDKARHLGVYTLGGNLQGSTLGVPGSVNIEIAAFEMEYGHWVEEQNRQTCELRAALQANVSDLELHILVESGMRHYDNLFKIKASAAKSDIFYLMSGMWRTSTERFFLWIGGFRPSELLKALYSQLEPLSDQQMSAVCNLQQSSHQAEDALSQGLEKLQQTLSETLKCDPLGTSCVSSYMGQMTNAMRKLEALVSFLNQADLLRQQTLQQMHIILTTRQAARGLLALGDYFQRLRALSSLWAARLCKPTS